A part of Thermococcus sp. LS1 genomic DNA contains:
- a CDS encoding nuclear transport factor 2 family protein produces MNWKAPAVLLIGLFLLGGIVTAAPVDKPEAVPLATVKALAVRELHKFPEFNGAVPTNPTPLYFPDGRLAAYEFRMVKNGKTIGYIIVSANRNLPPAILEAGFGEKTPSDLMKELAVRKGAKNYRFAYLGGLSYGLLIGDKLMDIKGREYKKPSRYTLSLEVEATKNQKEWKSIESIVLTTPKYPITPLATITSEKIIYGVPAWTDTDPGGASDTDSNLGPAPDPWGDDDACAPIAGSMVVGYYEPQYRTDWYREAIIDILHDLMHTDYCGNTAPDDIGPGLEAFYQDAIRRYWEGELADPPHCSYQVYWYENPDPSWLFGKLKYEVDNNRPGLFRTFQAYLEESGKWITWPHVMSFTGYRIYSNGYEYLQVHTGARNYEALSVDWILVGNWQNADLYVIYPTCISGPEPLSGGDTVER; encoded by the coding sequence ATGAACTGGAAGGCCCCTGCAGTATTACTTATCGGACTTTTCTTGTTAGGGGGGATCGTGACGGCAGCACCAGTTGACAAGCCAGAAGCAGTACCTCTAGCGACAGTCAAAGCACTGGCAGTCAGGGAACTTCACAAGTTCCCGGAATTCAACGGGGCAGTCCCAACCAACCCAACACCCCTCTACTTCCCCGATGGTAGATTAGCCGCTTATGAGTTCAGAATGGTCAAGAATGGAAAAACCATCGGCTACATAATCGTCTCTGCCAACAGGAATTTGCCGCCGGCAATTCTCGAAGCGGGCTTTGGGGAAAAGACCCCAAGCGACTTGATGAAAGAACTTGCGGTGAGGAAAGGAGCGAAAAACTACCGCTTTGCCTACCTTGGAGGGCTAAGCTATGGGTTACTAATAGGAGACAAATTAATGGACATAAAGGGGAGGGAGTACAAAAAGCCAAGCAGGTACACTCTCTCACTGGAAGTTGAGGCCACCAAGAACCAAAAAGAGTGGAAATCAATAGAATCCATAGTACTTACAACACCGAAATACCCGATTACTCCACTGGCAACAATAACGTCTGAGAAGATAATCTACGGCGTTCCAGCATGGACCGATACAGATCCAGGAGGAGCATCAGATACAGATTCAAACCTTGGGCCAGCCCCGGATCCCTGGGGAGATGACGACGCATGCGCTCCAATCGCAGGTTCTATGGTTGTGGGTTATTACGAGCCTCAATATCGTACTGACTGGTATCGGGAGGCCATAATAGATATCCTCCATGACCTTATGCACACTGATTACTGTGGGAACACTGCTCCCGATGACATTGGGCCTGGTCTTGAAGCATTTTACCAAGACGCCATTCGCCGCTACTGGGAAGGGGAACTGGCTGATCCTCCACATTGCTCATATCAAGTTTATTGGTACGAGAATCCAGATCCCTCCTGGTTGTTTGGCAAATTGAAGTATGAGGTTGACAACAACAGACCAGGATTATTTAGAACATTTCAGGCGTATTTAGAGGAAAGTGGTAAATGGATAACATGGCCTCATGTAATGTCCTTTACAGGATACCGAATTTACAGCAACGGGTACGAATACCTACAAGTCCACACGGGAGCAAGAAATTATGAGGCATTAAGCGTGGACTGGATTTTGGTAGGGAACTGGCAAAACGCGGATTTATACGTAATATACCCAACATGCATAAGCGGGCCAGAACCATTATCCGGGGGTGATACAGTTGAACGGTAG